One segment of Manihot esculenta cultivar AM560-2 chromosome 4, M.esculenta_v8, whole genome shotgun sequence DNA contains the following:
- the LOC110613024 gene encoding stress-response A/B barrel domain-containing protein HS1, with protein sequence MEEAKGVVKHIFLAKFKEEISSDQIEKLIKGYANLVNLIEPMKAFHWGTDVSNENLHQGFTHVFESTFESTEGVAEYVSHPAHVEFANLFLAAAEKVIVIDYKPTTVRL encoded by the exons ATGGAGGAAGCCAAGGGAGTAGTAAAGCACATCTTCCTAGCCAAGTTCAAAGAAGAAATCTCATCTGACCAAATTGAGAAACTCATTAAGGGATATGCCAATCTCGTCAATCTAATCGAACCCATGAAGGCTTTCCACTG GGGTACAGATGTGAGTAATGAGAACCTGCATCAAGGTTTCACTCACGTCTTTGAATCTACCTTTGAGAGTACAGAAGGAGTTGCAGAATATGTATCTCATCCTGCTCATGTTGAATTTGCCAATTTGTTCTTAGCTGCTGCAGAGAAAGTTATTGTTATTGACTATAAGCCCACAACTGTTCGCCTCTAA